In Octopus sinensis unplaced genomic scaffold, ASM634580v1 Contig14724, whole genome shotgun sequence, the sequence atttgatagtGTTGTTTGAGACACACTCGCGCACGAacgcacacatttttttcttttttttttttgtaatattttttatctttatcgTGTTAAACCGACTGGCCCTGTGGACACTCTACCAAACAGACACTACTGCAGACAGAAAGAGGCTATTAGGAGTTCAGTTCCAGGTAGAATTGTGGCGGCCGTTGAACTGGACACTGAAATCACGTCCAGTAACAACCATAACCATAACAACCACAGCACTTCTGACATTCTAAACGGTGCGGGCCAGCAATGCCCGGTCGCTATGGATGTGGTAGCGGCCAAGATAATAGCCTTGGTTATCCTAACAGCGCTGACCATGATGGCTGGCCTGCTACCGGTGAAATTGGTGAAATTTGTCGGCAAGTCCTTAATTAAAATGGACGGAACCATACAGTACCTTCTTAATGGATCACGTTGTTTTTCTGGTGGCGTATTCCTCGCGACATGTTTTCTACATCTGATACCCGAAACTCGTGATAAGGTGAAAGAAGTGATGAAATACCTCGGCTCCACATCGCAGTACCCGGTCGCTGAATTACTGACAATGTCCGGGTTTTACGCCGTGTTGTTTGTCGAACAAATAATTCAGCTGGTCTACAGAAAAATGCGAAGTCAGTCGCGAAAGATGGTCGGTGGTGaaaacacaaacccacacacgaTGCACAACCATCATCCGGGTGGTAGTCTAAGTATGAGTGCCCCCATGGGAAATCTAAGTTCGACCCCTCTGGGGGGTTTCAGTGTCAGCGGAGGTCTGATGGGCAGTGGTGCCGGCGGTGGTATGAGCAGTGGACTTGGAAATATTCCTAACAACGGAACCGGCGGTTGTGGTATAAGCGGAGGGGTTTTACCTCGGGAAATATTACCCACCACCGAAGAACTCAGCTTAAATTCGCTGTCCAACGAGGAATACAATACAGGAACTGTGATAGAAGCCAACGTCGAAATTCAAGACGGTGTCGCTGCCGAGGCTGAATCAATTGACTCGATATCGATGCAGGAATTCGAACTAAAACGTGTAGTCGATGAACTAAAAAACCCTGACGCCGATCGGCATGTTTACATTCGCTCAATCATCTTTATTATAGCTCTTTCTTTCCACGGAATTTTCGAGGGAATGACCCTCGGATTGCAAAGTTTACAAAGCAATGTATGGACCCTATGTTTCGCTATTGCAGTGCACAGGTGTGTCCTGGCATTCGGCATGGGATACCAGCTGACCAAAGAGAACGAAGGACAAGGTATGGCATGTTTCTGTGTTGGTTGTTTTACTCTCATTCTTGGAATTGGTATAATCACAGGAATTTCTATATCATCAAGCACAAAACTGTACAGCCACGTCAACGTGCCCGATGCCATTCTGCAAAGTGTGGCGACTGGGACAATTTTTTACATCATATTCTTTGATATACTTTTTAAAGACTTACAGGGCCACGACGACTTGAGAAGAATATCGTGCACGTTTGTCGGGTTTTGTATGATGGCTGTCATATTTGCCATATCTCGGTCATGAAGAGTTTAAACAGGactcattt encodes:
- the LOC115230175 gene encoding zinc transporter ZIP3-like, producing MDVVAAKIIALVILTALTMMAGLLPVKLVKFVGKSLIKMDGTIQYLLNGSRCFSGGVFLATCFLHLIPETRDKVKEVMKYLGSTSQYPVAELLTMSGFYAVLFVEQIIQLVYRKMRSQSRKMVGGENTNPHTMHNHHPGGSLSMSAPMGNLSSTPLGGFSVSGGLMGSGAGGGMSSGLGNIPNNGTGGCGISGGVLPREILPTTEELSLNSLSNEEYNTGTVIEANVEIQDGVAAEAESIDSISMQEFELKRVVDELKNPDADRHVYIRSIIFIIALSFHGIFEGMTLGLQSLQSNVWTLCFAIAVHRCVLAFGMGYQLTKENEGQGMACFCVGCFTLILGIGIITGISISSSTKLYSHVNVPDAILQSVATGTIFYIIFFDILFKDLQGHDDLRRISCTFVGFCMMAVIFAISRS